The Arabidopsis thaliana chromosome 5, partial sequence genomic interval GTCATCATTCTCCTCGTTCTCGTCTCCGAGACCACTCACTCTAACGCCGGACGAGGAACTACTTTCCGGCGAAATTACAATGATCCCGCTCCTTTCACTTTCCTCATCAAGGTCCTCACCTTTAACCGTCTCCATTCTCTCTCCCGCTGTCTCAGATCTCTCTCCGCCGCAGACTACGGCGTTTCCGGAGACAGAGGACGCATTCACCTCCACGTCTACATTGATCATTTCAACCTCGCGAGGAACGATACACCTGTGGAAGATAACTTGCAAATCGCGAGGGAAATCCTAGGGTTTGTGGATAGATTCGAGTGGAGATTTGGGGAAAAAGTAGTTCACTATCGGACTGATAACGCTGGATTACAGGCGCAGTGGCTGGAAGCTTGGTGGCCGATCTCAGATCACGAATTCGCCTTCGTCGTTGAAGATGATCTTGAGGTTTCTCCTCTTTACTATGGAATTCTGGAACGCCTGATTCTCAAATACTACTATGATACTTCCAATTTCAATCCTTCCATCTATGGAGCTTCGCTTCAGAGACCAAGGTTTGTTCCAGGTACCATTTTCTATTCTGTGATTCAGCTATGGAGATTGTAGAATAAACCTCCAAGAATTTAGGGATAGATCATAGAAGGAGATTGATATATACATTGTAGTTGAATCTGGTGATACATTGTTCAAATAGAGAGTAGCAGAAGTTGATTGAAGAAGTGTGATTCTTATATGTTTCTTGGATATACATTCCCAGATGATAGAGCTATGCAAGTGTAGATCAGTAAGAAGTAGGATACATGAGTTTGTTAGTTACTAGAAGTGTCTCAAATAGTGATTGAATGATTTAGTGGTCAATTGCAGGTAAACATGGGAATAAACTACATGTAGATCCCAAAACGAATCTGATCTTATATCAGTTAGTGGGAACTTGGGGACAGCTTCTCTTCCCAAAACCGTGGAAAGAGTTCAGACTATGGTATGATGAGCACAAGTCGAAAGGCAAGAAGCCTTTCCTTGATGGCATGGTAACAGAGATGCACACTTTCGTCTTCATGGATTTCATTGTTTATAAATTCTAAGTTATCTGTCATTTATTATCTTGGTGGATGTTTTTCTCAGGTGTCAAACGGATGGTACAAGAGGCTGGGAGAACGAATATGGACACCTTGGTTCATAAAGTTTGTTCATTCTCGTGGTTATTTTAACATCTATACAAGTTTCCCGAATGAGGGGGCTCTTAGTGTCTCTCACAGGGATGCTGGTGTTAACTATGGAAGAACCGCTGGGCCAGACTCACAGTTATTGAATAAAAGTTCTCTCAGTTCTGATTCTCTGAAGCTCCAACCCTTGAGCAACCTTAAGTGGTACGATTTCTGTTTCAGTGAAGTTGTTCCCGGTAGAGTTGTGAGAAACCTGAATGAACTTGGCACCATTCTTCCTTCTGTGCAGAGAGAGAAAACCATAATTCTGGTCAGTCTATATGGTGCAGACAAGATGTTCATCAGGAACTTACTCTGCCATTTCGAGAAGCTTAATATTCAAAACCACATTTTCATAGGCCCTAGCTCTGAGTTGTTCCACGATCTTTCAAGAAGGGGACATCCTGTAATTGATGCGGATATGTTTCTAAACAAGTTgatcaaaagcaaaacttCTTATCCAAACTCAGTGAAGGAGGCTCTGGGCAATTCTTACGTTGTCAAGAAATGCTTAGAACTTGGATACAGCACCTGGGCATTTTCAAGTAATTCGCTTTTGGTTGATAAAGGTCGTCTCCTTGACAGAGTCAGCTCAGATTACGACATCTATATCGGGGAGAGCTCTGgaattttgattgttcaaTCTTCATCAGTCACTCAAAAGTTATGGAGCAATGAGTTTCTACACAGCATTGCATCCCCAAAACAAAGTCTAGA includes:
- a CDS encoding transferring glycosyl group transferase (BEST Arabidopsis thaliana protein match is: glycosyltransferase family protein 2 (TAIR:AT5G60700.1); Has 1807 Blast hits to 1807 proteins in 277 species: Archae - 0; Bacteria - 0; Metazoa - 736; Fungi - 347; Plants - 385; Viruses - 0; Other Eukaryotes - 339 (source: NCBI BLink).); translated protein: MVSQSRRRNPTLRSMAMVFAQPKKNLLPLILFLFCISVIILLVLVSETTHSNAGRGTTFRRNYNDPAPFTFLIKVLTFNRLHSLSRCLRSLSAADYGVSGDRGRIHLHVYIDHFNLARNDTPVEDNLQIAREILGFVDRFEWRFGEKVVHYRTDNAGLQAQWLEAWWPISDHEFAFVVEDDLEVSPLYYGILERLILKYYYDTSNFNPSIYGASLQRPRFVPGKHGNKLHVDPKTNLILYQLVGTWGQLLFPKPWKEFRLWYDEHKSKGKKPFLDGMVSNGWYKRLGERIWTPWFIKFVHSRGYFNIYTSFPNEGALSVSHRDAGVNYGRTAGPDSQLLNKSSLSSDSLKLQPLSNLKWYDFCFSEVVPGRVVRNLNELGTILPSVQREKTIILVSLYGADKMFIRNLLCHFEKLNIQNHIFIGPSSELFHDLSRRGHPVIDADMFLNKLIKSKTSYPNSVKEALGNSYVVKKCLELGYSTWAFSSNSLLVDKGRLLDRVSSDYDIYIGESSGILIVQSSSVTQKLWSNEFLHSIASPKQSLDFIHLVKELVEQKGKRIKTVETMNIAENTNANSVNQSLGDGKPVVYWSPEVAPNMIRSKLEELSLWLIDDDLSCKAVVCHSS